In one window of Micromonospora cathayae DNA:
- the araB gene encoding ribulokinase: MDVSAGAADSYVVGVDYGTLSGRALVVRVDDGAELGTAVHEYRHAVMDTVLAVDGRALPADWALQDPEDYRDVLRHAVPAALAASGVDPARVIGIGIDFTACTVLPTLADGTPLCELPELRTRPHAWVKLWKHHAAQRQADRINALAHERGEPWIGRYGGKISAEWQYAKGLQLLEEDPEVYHRADRWIEAADWIVWQLCGVETRNVCTAGYKGIHQDGRYPSREYLAALHPDFADFVTKLDGPLAPLGSRAGGLTAQAAAWTGLPEGIAVAVGNVDAHVTAAAAQALEPGRLVAIMGTSTCHVVNGAEVAEVAGMCGVVDGGISAGSWGYEAGQSGVGDIFGWYVQHAAPAGYASHEALTAAAAAQPVGAHGLVALDWWNGNRSLLVNHDLSGVLVGLTLATRPPDVYRALLESTAYGTRMIIEAFAEAGVPVDELIVAGGLTGNTLLMQIYADVTQRPLGIIGSTQGPALGSAIHAAVAAGAYPDVPAASTVMGRVDRDVYRPDPERARAYDALYAEYRRLHDHFGRGGDDLLLRLRAIRNAARRAADPNPAEQAAVPLEVVA; this comes from the coding sequence ATGGACGTTTCGGCTGGTGCGGCCGACAGCTACGTGGTCGGGGTCGACTACGGAACCCTGTCGGGTCGGGCGCTGGTGGTGCGGGTCGACGACGGTGCCGAGTTGGGCACGGCGGTACACGAGTATCGCCACGCCGTGATGGACACGGTACTCGCTGTCGATGGCCGCGCGCTACCGGCGGACTGGGCCCTGCAGGACCCGGAGGACTACCGTGACGTGCTGCGGCACGCCGTCCCCGCCGCGCTGGCCGCCAGCGGCGTCGATCCCGCCCGGGTGATCGGCATCGGCATCGACTTCACCGCCTGCACCGTGCTGCCCACCCTGGCCGACGGCACCCCGCTGTGCGAGCTGCCCGAGCTGCGGACCCGTCCGCACGCCTGGGTGAAGCTGTGGAAGCACCACGCCGCCCAGCGGCAGGCCGACCGGATCAACGCCCTGGCCCACGAGCGCGGCGAGCCCTGGATCGGCCGGTACGGCGGCAAGATCTCCGCCGAGTGGCAGTACGCCAAGGGGCTGCAACTGCTGGAGGAGGACCCGGAGGTCTACCACCGGGCCGACCGGTGGATCGAGGCCGCCGACTGGATCGTCTGGCAGCTCTGCGGCGTCGAGACCCGCAACGTCTGCACCGCCGGCTACAAGGGCATCCACCAGGACGGCCGGTACCCGTCCCGGGAGTACCTGGCCGCGCTGCACCCCGACTTCGCCGACTTCGTGACCAAGCTGGACGGCCCGCTGGCCCCGCTGGGCAGCCGCGCCGGTGGCCTGACCGCGCAGGCCGCCGCCTGGACCGGGCTGCCCGAGGGGATCGCCGTGGCGGTCGGCAACGTCGACGCGCACGTCACCGCCGCCGCCGCGCAGGCCCTGGAACCGGGCCGGCTGGTCGCCATCATGGGCACCTCCACCTGCCACGTGGTCAACGGCGCCGAAGTGGCCGAGGTGGCCGGCATGTGCGGCGTGGTCGACGGCGGCATCAGCGCCGGCTCCTGGGGCTACGAGGCCGGCCAGAGCGGCGTCGGCGACATCTTCGGCTGGTACGTCCAGCACGCCGCGCCGGCCGGGTACGCCTCGCACGAGGCGCTGACCGCCGCCGCCGCCGCGCAACCGGTCGGCGCGCACGGGCTGGTCGCCCTGGACTGGTGGAACGGCAACCGGTCCCTGCTGGTCAACCACGATCTCAGCGGCGTGCTCGTCGGGCTCACCCTGGCCACCCGGCCGCCGGACGTCTACCGCGCGCTGCTGGAGTCCACCGCGTACGGCACCCGCATGATCATCGAGGCGTTCGCCGAGGCGGGGGTGCCGGTCGACGAGCTGATCGTCGCCGGTGGGCTCACCGGCAACACCCTGCTGATGCAGATCTACGCCGACGTCACGCAGCGCCCGCTGGGCATCATCGGCTCGACCCAGGGGCCGGCGCTGGGCTCGGCGATCCACGCGGCGGTGGCCGCCGGGGCGTACCCGGACGTGCCGGCCGCCTCGACCGTGATGGGCCGGGTCGACCGGGACGTGTACCGGCCGGACCCGGAACGGGCCCGCGCCTACGACGCGCTGTACGCCGAGTACCGGCGACTGCACGACCACTTCGGTCGGGGCGGCGACGATCTGCTGCTGCGGCTGCGCGCCATCCGCAACGCCGCCCGCCGGGCGGCC
- a CDS encoding DUF4180 domain-containing protein translates to MPDVVQDRAGVSVLVCDPAGPPVATTQDALDLIGATFLGATVVAVPAERLDPSFFSLGTRFAGEVMQKFVNYRVRLVVFGDISRHLTTSAALRALVAESNRADHVWFLPDLASLDARLRGDP, encoded by the coding sequence GTGCCTGACGTCGTACAGGACCGGGCCGGGGTGTCGGTGCTGGTCTGTGACCCGGCCGGGCCGCCGGTGGCCACCACGCAGGACGCCCTGGACCTGATCGGCGCGACCTTTCTCGGCGCGACGGTGGTGGCCGTGCCGGCGGAGCGCCTCGACCCGTCCTTCTTCTCCCTGGGCACCCGGTTCGCCGGTGAGGTGATGCAGAAGTTCGTCAACTACCGGGTCCGGCTGGTCGTGTTCGGGGACATCTCCCGGCACCTCACCACCAGCGCGGCCCTGCGGGCGCTGGTGGCCGAGTCCAACCGGGCCGACCACGTCTGGTTCCTGCCGGACCTGGCCTCGCTCGACGCCCGCCTGCGCGGCGACCCCTGA
- a CDS encoding cellulase family glycosylhydrolase, whose protein sequence is MTNIPRRYRRQVAAAGAIGALALGASVALPAADAMAATGCQVTYTTSSWTGGFTAAITIKNLGDAVNGWTLGFSFPDAGQRVGQGWSASYQQNGSAVTAQNVSWNGTLATGASTSIGFNGTFTGGNPNPTAFTLNGTVCTGSTTPSTPPPTTPPPPATPPPTTPPPTTPPPTGTTPVAINGQLRVCGANLCNQYGKPIQLRGMSTHGIQWFPHCYNDASLDALARDWNADLFRIAMYVQEDGYETDPTGFTNRVNTLVEEATERGMYALIDFHTLTPGDPTFNLERAKTFFAAVSARHAAKNNVIYEIANEPNGVSWSTIKNYAEQVIPVIRANDPDAVVIVGTRAWSSLGVSEGGNATEVINNPVNAGNVMYAFHFYAASHKDNYRAELERAAARLPMFVTEFGTVDYTGDGGADLASSATWLDLLDRLKISYANWTYSDKAEGSAAFRPGTCNGNTYAGTSVLTESGTFMRNRIRTPDTFPTS, encoded by the coding sequence ATGACGAACATCCCACGTCGGTACCGGCGGCAGGTGGCCGCGGCCGGCGCGATCGGCGCGCTGGCCCTCGGCGCGTCGGTGGCCCTGCCGGCCGCCGACGCCATGGCCGCCACCGGCTGCCAGGTCACCTACACGACCAGCAGTTGGACCGGCGGGTTCACCGCCGCCATCACGATCAAGAACCTGGGGGACGCGGTCAACGGCTGGACCCTCGGCTTCAGTTTCCCGGATGCCGGGCAACGGGTCGGACAGGGTTGGTCGGCCAGCTACCAGCAGAACGGCAGCGCCGTGACCGCGCAGAACGTGAGCTGGAACGGCACGCTCGCCACCGGCGCCAGCACCAGCATCGGCTTCAACGGCACCTTCACCGGCGGCAACCCGAACCCGACGGCGTTCACCCTGAACGGCACGGTGTGCACCGGGTCGACCACGCCCAGCACTCCCCCGCCGACCACCCCGCCCCCGCCGGCCACGCCCCCACCCACGACGCCCCCGCCCACCACCCCGCCACCGACCGGGACCACCCCCGTGGCGATCAACGGCCAACTCCGGGTCTGCGGGGCGAACCTCTGCAACCAGTACGGCAAGCCGATCCAGTTGCGCGGGATGAGCACCCACGGCATCCAGTGGTTCCCGCACTGCTACAACGACGCGTCCCTGGACGCGCTGGCCAGGGACTGGAACGCCGACCTGTTCCGGATCGCCATGTACGTGCAGGAGGACGGCTACGAGACCGACCCGACCGGGTTCACCAACCGGGTCAACACCCTCGTGGAGGAGGCCACCGAGCGCGGCATGTACGCGCTGATCGACTTCCACACCCTGACGCCGGGTGACCCCACGTTCAACCTGGAGCGGGCGAAGACCTTCTTCGCGGCCGTGTCCGCCCGGCACGCCGCCAAGAACAACGTGATCTACGAGATCGCCAACGAGCCGAACGGCGTGAGCTGGTCGACCATCAAGAACTACGCCGAGCAGGTCATCCCGGTGATCCGGGCCAACGACCCGGACGCGGTCGTCATCGTCGGCACCCGGGCCTGGTCCTCGCTGGGCGTCTCGGAGGGCGGCAACGCGACCGAGGTGATCAACAACCCGGTGAACGCGGGCAACGTGATGTACGCGTTCCACTTCTACGCCGCCTCGCACAAGGACAACTACCGGGCCGAGTTGGAGCGGGCCGCCGCCCGGCTGCCCATGTTCGTCACCGAGTTCGGCACCGTCGACTACACCGGTGACGGCGGGGCCGACCTGGCCAGCAGCGCCACCTGGCTGGACCTGCTGGACCGGCTGAAGATCAGCTACGCGAACTGGACGTACTCCGACAAGGCCGAGGGCAGCGCGGCGTTCCGGCCGGGCACCTGCAACGGCAACACCTACGCCGGCACCTCGGTACTCACCGAGTCCGGCACCTTCATGCGCAACCGGATCCGCACCCCGGACACCTTCCCCACGAGCTGA
- a CDS encoding family 16 glycosylhydrolase: MPRFRRSPRARSLALLLAAVVGFTAAPVIPSDATPAQAAIGGITWQDEFNAPAGTPIDQGKWRFDIGGGGWGNNELQYYTNSTSNAVHDGQGNLVITARRENPNNYQCHYGRCEYTSARLLTAATFTQAYGRFEARIKIPRGQGIWPAFWMLGNDMGSVGWPNAGEIDIMENIGREPNTVHGTIHGPGYSGGGGITGSRTIGAPLADTFHTYRVDWEPNSIIWYLDGVEYHRVDPSRLGGNRWVFDHPFFMILNVAVGGNWPGYPDGSTQFPQQMLVDYVRVNGYTSGGTPPPGGTTRIRGQQSGRCVDIPSANPVDGAKLQIWDCNDTAAQQWTFASDGTVRAMGKCMDPAWAGTANGTEVNLVTCNGNPAQRFTLNAAGDLVNLSANRCVDVRDNVTANGGKLQLWDCAGTANQRWSRY; the protein is encoded by the coding sequence GTGCCCCGATTCCGACGTTCCCCCCGAGCGCGCAGCCTCGCGCTCCTCCTGGCCGCGGTGGTGGGGTTCACCGCGGCCCCCGTGATCCCGTCCGACGCCACCCCCGCCCAGGCGGCGATCGGCGGCATCACCTGGCAGGACGAGTTCAACGCGCCCGCCGGCACACCCATCGACCAGGGTAAGTGGCGGTTCGACATCGGTGGCGGCGGGTGGGGCAACAACGAGTTGCAGTACTACACCAACAGCACCAGCAACGCCGTGCACGACGGTCAGGGCAACCTGGTCATCACCGCCCGCCGGGAGAACCCGAACAACTACCAGTGCCACTACGGCCGGTGCGAGTACACCTCGGCCCGGCTGCTCACCGCGGCCACCTTCACCCAGGCGTACGGGCGGTTCGAGGCCCGTATCAAGATCCCCCGGGGGCAGGGCATCTGGCCGGCGTTCTGGATGCTCGGCAACGACATGGGCAGCGTCGGCTGGCCGAACGCCGGCGAGATCGACATCATGGAGAACATCGGCCGGGAGCCGAACACCGTGCACGGCACCATCCACGGGCCGGGCTACTCCGGCGGGGGCGGCATCACCGGCAGCCGGACCATCGGCGCGCCGCTGGCCGACACCTTCCACACCTACCGGGTGGACTGGGAGCCCAACTCGATCATCTGGTACCTGGACGGCGTGGAGTACCACCGGGTCGACCCGAGCCGGCTCGGCGGCAACCGCTGGGTCTTCGACCACCCGTTCTTCATGATCCTCAACGTGGCGGTCGGCGGTAACTGGCCCGGCTACCCGGACGGCTCGACCCAGTTCCCGCAGCAGATGCTGGTGGACTACGTCAGGGTCAACGGCTACACCTCCGGCGGCACCCCGCCGCCGGGCGGTACCACCCGCATCCGGGGCCAGCAGAGCGGTCGCTGCGTCGACATCCCGTCGGCCAACCCGGTGGACGGGGCCAAGCTGCAGATCTGGGACTGCAACGACACGGCCGCCCAGCAGTGGACCTTCGCCTCCGACGGCACGGTCCGGGCGATGGGCAAGTGCATGGACCCGGCGTGGGCCGGCACCGCGAACGGCACCGAGGTCAACCTGGTCACCTGTAACGGCAACCCGGCGCAGCGGTTCACCCTCAACGCCGCCGGTGACCTGGTGAACCTCAGCGCCAACCGGTGCGTGGACGTGCGGGACAACGTCACCGCCAACGGCGGCAAGCTCCAGTTGTGGGACTGCGCGGGTACCGCCAACCAGAGGTGGTCGCGGTACTGA
- a CDS encoding ThuA domain-containing protein, which translates to MSVELLVFSRTAGYRHDSIPAGVRALRELAVDHGVEVTATEDEAVFTPDRLAGVAAVVFLNTSGEVLDAGQRRAFEGYLRAGGGFVGVHAAADTGYDWPFYGRLVGAYFSDHPPQVQRATLVVTDRDHPATAHLGPTWVREDEWYNFRSTVPGAARVLVSLDVSSYQGSTMGAGHPHAWCAEVAGGRSFYTAGGHTVAAYDEPDFRAHLWGGVTWAAGRAGGAG; encoded by the coding sequence ATGAGTGTCGAGCTTCTGGTGTTCAGCCGGACCGCCGGCTACCGTCACGACTCGATCCCGGCCGGCGTCCGGGCGCTGCGGGAGTTGGCGGTCGACCACGGCGTCGAGGTCACCGCCACCGAGGACGAGGCGGTCTTCACGCCCGACCGGCTGGCCGGCGTCGCGGCGGTGGTCTTCCTCAACACCTCCGGTGAGGTCCTCGACGCCGGTCAGCGCCGCGCGTTCGAGGGCTACCTCCGGGCGGGCGGCGGGTTCGTCGGGGTGCACGCGGCGGCCGACACCGGCTACGACTGGCCGTTCTACGGGCGGCTGGTCGGCGCGTACTTCAGCGACCACCCGCCGCAGGTGCAGCGGGCGACCCTGGTGGTGACGGACCGCGACCATCCGGCGACCGCGCACCTCGGCCCGACCTGGGTCCGCGAGGACGAGTGGTACAACTTCCGCAGCACCGTCCCGGGTGCCGCGCGCGTCCTGGTCAGCCTGGACGTGTCGTCGTACCAGGGCTCGACGATGGGCGCGGGCCATCCGCACGCGTGGTGTGCCGAGGTGGCCGGTGGACGGTCGTTCTACACGGCCGGCGGCCACACCGTCGCCGCGTACGACGAACCCGACTTCCGGGCGCACCTGTGGGGCGGGGTGACCTGGGCGGCCGGCCGGGCCGGCGGGGCGGGCTGA
- a CDS encoding helix-turn-helix domain-containing protein, whose product MSDEMYSPEQVADLLGLHVRTVRGYIRGGRLRAVRIGKQYRITRADLDVFTGRPQAGPAPPTARAVVEVSSIVQIDGVDRVAADRLGTLVLAAAQTGQAPDQPLRIQTVHDGERHRLKIVILGGAAATAELLQLLDAVLDGDNGLLAGEEVGRA is encoded by the coding sequence ATGAGTGATGAAATGTACTCGCCCGAGCAGGTGGCCGACCTACTCGGGCTGCATGTCCGCACCGTGCGCGGCTACATCCGCGGCGGTCGGCTCCGGGCGGTGCGGATCGGCAAGCAGTACCGCATCACCCGGGCCGACCTCGACGTGTTCACCGGCCGACCGCAGGCCGGGCCGGCCCCGCCCACCGCTCGCGCGGTGGTGGAGGTGTCCAGCATCGTGCAGATCGACGGCGTCGACCGCGTGGCGGCCGACCGGTTGGGCACCCTCGTGCTGGCCGCCGCGCAGACCGGCCAGGCCCCGGACCAGCCGCTGCGGATCCAGACCGTCCACGACGGGGAACGACACCGGCTGAAGATCGTGATCCTCGGCGGAGCGGCTGCCACGGCCGAGCTGCTGCAGCTGCTCGACGCCGTGCTCGACGGCGACAACGGCCTGCTGGCCGGGGAGGAGGTCGGGCGTGCCTGA
- a CDS encoding LacI family DNA-binding transcriptional regulator: MEQHRATLAEIARAAGVSIPTVSKVLNGRPDVAPGTRQKVQTLLDERGYTTRRTARPTPRAGLIEVVLRDLGNPWAMQIIDGVEDLAYRAGFGVIVSAVHGRHRTRPDRRWTEQLAARRCDGVLLVLSDISSSQRSQLDELGIPVVIIDPVGQPPADIPSVGATNWAGGLTAAEHLIGLGHHRVAVIGGPPTMPCSRARVDGYRAAMHAAGHRIPTGYLRTGDFTAPSGYRETNALLDLSQPPTAIFACADEMAWGAYEALYERGLRVPDDLSVVGFDDLDAARWAVPPLTTVRQPLTEMAGMATRMLLSLVNGEELGSHRLELATPLVVRHSTRELT; encoded by the coding sequence GTGGAACAGCATCGGGCGACGCTGGCGGAGATCGCGCGAGCCGCGGGCGTGTCGATCCCCACCGTCTCGAAGGTCCTCAACGGACGGCCCGACGTCGCGCCGGGCACCCGGCAGAAGGTGCAGACCCTGCTCGACGAGCGGGGGTACACCACCCGGCGTACCGCCCGCCCCACCCCCCGGGCCGGCCTGATCGAGGTGGTGCTGCGGGACCTGGGCAACCCGTGGGCCATGCAGATCATCGACGGGGTGGAGGACCTGGCCTACCGGGCCGGGTTCGGGGTGATCGTCTCCGCGGTCCACGGCCGGCACCGCACCCGCCCGGACCGCCGCTGGACCGAGCAGCTCGCCGCCCGGCGCTGCGACGGGGTGCTGCTGGTCCTGTCGGACATCTCGAGCAGCCAGCGCAGCCAGCTCGACGAACTGGGCATCCCGGTGGTCATCATCGACCCGGTCGGCCAGCCGCCCGCCGACATCCCGTCGGTGGGCGCGACCAACTGGGCCGGTGGCCTCACCGCCGCCGAGCACCTGATCGGTCTCGGTCACCACCGGGTGGCGGTGATCGGTGGACCACCCACCATGCCGTGCAGTCGGGCCCGGGTCGACGGCTACCGGGCCGCCATGCACGCCGCCGGGCACCGGATCCCGACCGGCTACCTGCGTACCGGCGACTTCACCGCGCCGTCCGGGTACCGCGAGACCAACGCCCTGCTCGACCTGAGCCAGCCGCCGACCGCCATCTTCGCCTGCGCCGACGAGATGGCCTGGGGCGCCTACGAGGCGCTCTACGAGCGGGGACTGCGGGTGCCCGACGACCTGAGCGTGGTCGGTTTCGACGACCTGGACGCCGCCCGGTGGGCGGTGCCCCCGCTGACCACGGTGCGTCAGCCGCTGACCGAGATGGCGGGGATGGCCACCCGGATGCTGCTGAGCCTGGTCAACGGCGAGGAACTCGGCAGTCACCGGCTGGAACTGGCCACGCCGCTGGTGGTCCGGCACAGCACCCGTGAGCTGACCTGA
- a CDS encoding selenium-binding family protein: MTRWTPDPTFYPSPTQATTAPPEKLAYVAAFDRTATRPDAIAVLDTDPDSPDYGRVVGWTDLPYLGDELHHFGWNACSSALCPTAPHPHVERRYLIVPGLRSSRIHVLDTQPDPRQPKLVKVIGPEELAEKAGYSRPHTVHCGPDGIYLSALGGADGREGPGGIAVLDHTTFDVRGAWESDRGPQFLAYDVWWHLNHDVLVTSEWGTPSMIEDGIVGELLLGRKYGHAIHFWDLAKRRHVQRVDLGDQYQMPLELRPAHDPTKTYGFVGVVISVEDLSASVWLWHRDGDGPDAPWAVTRVIDIPAEPADPADLPDLLTPFGAVPPLVTDIDLSVDDRFLYVSCWGTGELRQYDVSDPFHPVLTGSVRLGGIVRRATHPAAPDQPLAGGPQMVEVSRDGRRVYVSNSLYGSWDDQFYPDGVGAWLAKLDVDPQAGGLTPDPRFFPHGDEFRGLRVHQTRLQGGDASSDSYCFP; this comes from the coding sequence ATGACCCGCTGGACCCCCGACCCCACCTTCTACCCCTCCCCCACCCAGGCCACCACCGCCCCGCCGGAGAAGCTCGCCTACGTGGCCGCCTTCGACCGCACCGCCACCCGCCCCGACGCCATCGCGGTCCTCGACACCGACCCGGACTCCCCCGACTACGGCCGGGTCGTCGGCTGGACCGACCTGCCGTACCTCGGCGACGAACTGCACCACTTCGGCTGGAACGCGTGCAGCAGCGCGCTCTGCCCCACCGCCCCGCACCCGCACGTCGAGCGGCGCTACCTGATCGTTCCCGGCCTGCGGTCGTCCCGGATCCACGTGCTGGACACCCAGCCCGACCCCCGCCAACCGAAACTGGTCAAGGTCATCGGCCCGGAGGAACTCGCCGAGAAGGCGGGCTACTCGCGGCCGCACACCGTGCACTGCGGACCGGACGGCATCTACCTGTCCGCCCTCGGCGGCGCCGACGGCCGGGAGGGGCCCGGCGGCATCGCCGTGCTCGACCACACCACCTTCGACGTACGCGGCGCCTGGGAGAGCGACCGGGGCCCACAGTTCCTCGCCTACGACGTGTGGTGGCACCTCAACCACGACGTGCTGGTCACCAGCGAGTGGGGCACCCCGTCCATGATCGAGGACGGCATCGTCGGCGAGCTGCTCCTCGGCCGCAAGTACGGGCACGCCATCCACTTCTGGGACCTGGCGAAACGTCGCCACGTGCAGCGGGTCGACCTCGGCGACCAGTACCAGATGCCCCTCGAACTGCGCCCCGCCCACGACCCCACGAAGACGTACGGCTTCGTCGGCGTGGTGATCAGCGTCGAGGACCTGTCCGCCTCGGTCTGGCTCTGGCACCGCGACGGCGACGGTCCGGACGCCCCCTGGGCGGTCACCCGCGTCATCGACATCCCCGCCGAGCCGGCCGACCCGGCGGACCTGCCCGACCTGCTCACGCCGTTCGGCGCGGTACCGCCCCTGGTCACCGACATCGACCTGTCGGTGGACGACCGGTTCCTCTACGTCTCCTGCTGGGGCACCGGCGAGCTGCGTCAGTACGACGTCAGCGACCCGTTCCACCCGGTGCTGACCGGCTCGGTCCGGCTCGGCGGCATCGTCCGGCGCGCCACCCACCCGGCCGCCCCCGACCAGCCACTGGCCGGCGGCCCGCAGATGGTCGAGGTCAGCCGGGACGGCCGACGGGTCTACGTCAGCAACTCCCTCTACGGCTCCTGGGACGACCAGTTCTACCCGGACGGGGTCGGTGCCTGGCTCGCCAAGCTGGACGTCGACCCGCAGGCCGGCGGCCTCACCCCGGACCCGCGGTTCTTCCCGCACGGCGACGAGTTCCGGGGGCTGCGGGTGCACCAGACCCGGTTGCAGGGCGGCGACGCGTCCTCCGACTCGTACTGCTTCCCGTGA
- a CDS encoding bifunctional 3-(3-hydroxy-phenyl)propionate/3-hydroxycinnamic acid hydroxylase, with amino-acid sequence MSPAAPPVGRTDGPPLPVVVVGAGPTGVTAALLLAGYGIPSLLLDRWTGVYPLPRAVHLDDEVYRILQQVGAHRAFAGISRPGAGLRLLAPDHRVLAEFRRDATVEAHGHPQANMFDQPELETLLRRRVAEEPLVTLRGGVEVTGLDATDDGPVRLRVTDWDSGERTTLTARYVLGCDGANSTVRDLVGARLRDLGFAQRWLVVDVDTDAPVDAWEGVHQVCDPHRAATYMRVGPRRYRWEFRLLPDETAAELSVPSALHRLIRPWTGDVPFEAFTVTRCAEYTFRAGVADRWRVGRVFLLGDAAHLTPPFIGQGMGAGLRDAANLTWKLAAVLAGGLPDSALDSYQTERGPHVTSLIRLATVIGRAMTEGGEVGNVLRRLVVPRLGSLLVFRRKALDSATPALRRSVLRQRRTVPWGLPGRLCPNAPLADGRRFDDLVGTSFALVTVGPLASGAERAARLRGVVPVSVAAGSVLGRWLARGRAGAALVRPDRTVLAAGHDVSALLAAAPTLTPVS; translated from the coding sequence ATGAGCCCGGCCGCGCCGCCCGTCGGCCGCACGGACGGACCGCCGCTGCCGGTGGTCGTCGTCGGGGCCGGCCCCACCGGGGTGACCGCCGCCCTGCTGCTCGCCGGGTACGGGATACCCAGCCTGCTGCTCGACCGGTGGACCGGGGTCTACCCGCTGCCCCGGGCGGTGCACCTCGACGACGAGGTCTACCGCATCCTCCAGCAAGTGGGGGCGCACCGGGCGTTCGCCGGGATCTCCCGGCCGGGGGCGGGCCTGCGGCTGCTCGCCCCGGACCACCGGGTCCTCGCCGAGTTCCGCCGGGACGCCACGGTCGAGGCGCATGGCCACCCCCAGGCCAACATGTTCGACCAGCCGGAACTGGAGACCCTGCTGCGCCGCCGGGTGGCGGAGGAGCCGCTGGTCACCCTGCGCGGCGGCGTCGAGGTCACCGGCCTCGACGCGACCGACGACGGCCCGGTACGACTGCGGGTCACCGACTGGGACTCGGGGGAGCGGACCACCCTGACCGCGCGGTACGTGCTCGGCTGCGACGGCGCGAACAGCACCGTCCGGGACCTGGTCGGCGCGCGGCTGCGCGACCTCGGTTTCGCCCAGCGGTGGCTGGTCGTCGACGTGGACACCGACGCCCCGGTCGACGCCTGGGAGGGCGTGCACCAGGTCTGCGACCCGCACCGCGCGGCCACGTACATGCGGGTGGGCCCGCGCCGGTACCGGTGGGAGTTCCGGCTGCTGCCCGACGAGACGGCGGCCGAGTTGTCCGTCCCGTCGGCCCTGCACCGGCTGATCCGGCCGTGGACCGGGGACGTGCCGTTCGAGGCGTTCACCGTCACCCGCTGCGCGGAGTACACCTTCCGCGCCGGGGTGGCCGACCGGTGGCGGGTGGGACGGGTGTTCCTGCTCGGCGACGCCGCCCATCTCACCCCGCCGTTCATCGGGCAGGGCATGGGCGCGGGCCTGCGGGACGCCGCCAACCTGACCTGGAAGCTGGCGGCGGTGCTCGCCGGTGGCCTGCCGGACAGCGCGCTGGACAGCTACCAGACCGAGCGCGGGCCGCACGTCACGTCCCTGATCCGGCTCGCCACCGTGATCGGCCGGGCGATGACCGAGGGCGGCGAGGTCGGCAACGTGCTGCGTCGTCTGGTCGTGCCCCGGTTGGGCAGCCTGCTCGTGTTCCGGCGGAAGGCCCTGGACAGCGCCACCCCGGCGCTGCGCCGGTCGGTGCTGCGGCAACGCCGTACGGTGCCGTGGGGGTTGCCCGGCCGGCTCTGTCCGAACGCGCCACTGGCCGACGGCCGTCGGTTCGACGACCTGGTCGGTACGTCGTTCGCGCTGGTCACCGTCGGTCCGCTGGCGTCGGGGGCGGAGCGGGCGGCCCGACTGCGCGGCGTGGTGCCGGTGTCCGTCGCCGCAGGCTCGGTGCTCGGCCGGTGGTTGGCGCGGGGCCGGGCCGGCGCGGCGCTCGTCCGTCCGGACCGGACCGTGCTGGCCGCCGGCCACGACGTGTCCGCGCTCCTCGCCGCCGCCCCCACCCTCACCCCAGTCTCCTAG